One Streptomyces sp. R28 DNA window includes the following coding sequences:
- a CDS encoding ATP-binding protein, translating into MENHGRGSGPRPAGGADEPFGQRPPDPLPYEGVWRFTAPAVDASVPQARHAVRDLLYRQGVPVSDDLVQGLLLIVSELVTNAVRHAALLSPMLAVEVAVGAEWLRVSVEDNHPYRPTALEADHGQTGGRGLLLVREVTREAGGVCDVEHTASGGKVIWAAVPLKPVRVP; encoded by the coding sequence ATGGAGAACCACGGGCGCGGGTCCGGCCCACGCCCAGCAGGCGGCGCGGACGAGCCCTTCGGTCAGCGGCCGCCGGATCCACTGCCGTACGAGGGTGTCTGGCGGTTCACCGCCCCCGCCGTCGACGCCTCCGTCCCGCAGGCGCGGCACGCCGTACGGGACCTGCTGTACCGCCAGGGCGTGCCGGTCTCGGACGACCTGGTCCAGGGGCTGCTGCTGATCGTCTCGGAGCTGGTGACGAACGCCGTGCGGCACGCGGCGCTGCTGTCGCCGATGCTGGCCGTGGAGGTCGCCGTCGGCGCCGAGTGGCTGCGGGTGTCCGTCGAGGACAACCACCCCTACCGTCCGACCGCCCTGGAGGCCGACCACGGCCAGACCGGCGGCCGCGGGCTGCTCCTGGTGCGCGAGGTAACGCGCGAGGCCGGCGGCGTGTGCGACGTCGAGCACACGGCGAGCGGCGGCAAGGTGATCTGGGCCGCCGTCCCGCTCAAACCCGTGCGCGTGCCCTAG
- a CDS encoding cation diffusion facilitator family transporter encodes MGAGHDHGHSHPPTTGTAAAAYRGRLRVALSITLGVMVVEIVGGVAANSLALIADAAHMATDALGLGMALLAIHFANLPPSTTRTFGYARAEILAALANCLLLLGVGGYVLYEAIQRFFTPADTEGGLMIVFGAIGLVANMISLTLLMRGQKESLNVRGAFLEVAADALGSLAVLISAAVILATGWQTADPIASLVIGLMIVPRTFKLLRETLDVLLESAPKNVDMAQVRAHILALDGVEDVHDLHAWTITSGMPVLSAHVVVRSDALNAIGHEKMLHELQGCLGDHFDVEHCTFQLEPVGHAEHEARLCH; translated from the coding sequence ATGGGGGCTGGGCACGATCACGGGCACTCGCACCCGCCCACGACCGGTACGGCGGCGGCCGCGTACCGCGGGAGACTGCGCGTCGCGCTGTCGATCACGCTCGGCGTCATGGTGGTCGAGATCGTCGGCGGTGTGGCCGCGAACTCGCTCGCTCTGATCGCGGACGCGGCACACATGGCGACGGACGCGCTGGGCCTCGGCATGGCGCTGCTCGCCATCCACTTCGCGAACCTGCCGCCGAGCACGACGCGCACCTTCGGCTACGCCCGCGCGGAGATCCTCGCCGCCCTCGCCAACTGCCTGCTGCTGCTCGGCGTCGGCGGCTACGTCCTGTACGAGGCGATCCAGCGGTTCTTCACGCCCGCGGACACCGAAGGCGGCCTGATGATCGTGTTCGGCGCGATCGGCCTGGTCGCGAACATGATCTCGCTGACTCTGCTGATGCGCGGCCAGAAGGAGAGCCTGAACGTGCGCGGCGCCTTCCTGGAGGTGGCCGCGGACGCGCTGGGCTCGCTCGCGGTGCTGATCTCGGCGGCGGTGATCCTGGCCACCGGCTGGCAGACCGCCGACCCGATCGCCTCGCTGGTCATCGGCCTGATGATCGTGCCGCGCACCTTCAAGCTGCTGCGCGAGACCCTCGACGTCCTGCTGGAGTCGGCCCCCAAGAACGTCGACATGGCTCAGGTACGGGCCCACATACTCGCCCTGGACGGTGTCGAGGACGTCCACGATCTGCACGCCTGGACGATCACGTCCGGCATGCCGGTGCTGTCGGCACACGTGGTGGTGCGCTCCGACGCCCTGAACGCGATCGGCCACGAGAAGATGCTGCACGAGCTCCAGGGCTGTCTCGGCGACCACTTCGACGTGGAGCACTGCACCTTCCAGCTGGAGCCGGTCGGGCACGCGGAGCACGAGGCCCGGCTCTGCCACTGA
- the galE gene encoding UDP-glucose 4-epimerase GalE, producing the protein MTWLITGGAGYIGAHVARAMTDAGEHVLVLDDLSAGSPARLPSDVALVEGSALDGDLLKRVLAEHAVTGVVHLAARKQVGESVAQPTRYYRENVGGLTTLLEAVAEAGIKRFVFSSSAAVYGNPDVDLITEGTECAPVNPYGETKLAGEWLVRAAGRAHGIATVCLRYFNVAGAAAPELADTGVFNIVPMVFDRLTRDEAPRIFGDDYPTPDGTCVRDYIHVADLAEAHLAAARRLTEADASGDLTVNIGRGEGVSVRELITVIGEVTGDRRPAVVEARRPGDAPRAVASAARAAEELGWTARRGVREMVESAWQGWLLHHGGRSSN; encoded by the coding sequence ATGACATGGCTGATCACCGGCGGAGCCGGCTACATCGGAGCACATGTGGCGCGGGCCATGACCGACGCCGGGGAGCACGTCCTCGTACTGGACGACCTCTCGGCCGGGTCTCCCGCGCGGCTGCCGTCGGACGTCGCGCTCGTCGAGGGCTCCGCGCTGGACGGTGACCTGCTGAAGCGGGTGCTGGCCGAGCACGCGGTGACGGGTGTGGTGCATCTCGCCGCGCGCAAGCAGGTCGGCGAGTCCGTGGCGCAGCCGACGCGCTACTACCGGGAGAACGTGGGCGGTCTCACCACGCTCCTGGAAGCGGTCGCCGAGGCGGGGATCAAGCGGTTCGTGTTCTCGTCGTCCGCCGCCGTCTACGGCAACCCCGATGTGGATCTCATCACGGAGGGCACCGAGTGCGCGCCGGTGAACCCCTACGGCGAGACCAAGCTCGCCGGTGAGTGGCTGGTGCGGGCGGCGGGCCGGGCGCACGGCATCGCGACCGTGTGCCTGCGTTATTTCAACGTCGCGGGTGCCGCCGCGCCCGAGCTGGCGGACACGGGTGTCTTCAACATCGTCCCCATGGTCTTCGACCGGCTCACCCGCGACGAGGCGCCGCGGATCTTCGGCGACGACTATCCGACGCCGGACGGCACCTGCGTCCGCGACTACATCCACGTCGCGGACCTCGCCGAGGCGCACCTGGCGGCGGCCCGGCGGCTCACCGAGGCGGACGCGAGCGGTGATCTGACGGTCAACATCGGTCGCGGCGAGGGTGTCTCCGTCCGCGAGCTGATCACCGTCATCGGCGAGGTCACCGGCGACCGGCGCCCCGCCGTCGTCGAGGCCCGGCGCCCCGGCGACGCGCCGCGCGCGGTCGCCTCGGCCGCACGGGCCGCCGAGGAACTGGGCTGGACGGCTCGGCGCGGGGTACGCGAGATGGTCGAATCGGCGTGGCAGGGGTGGCTGCTGCACCACGGCGGCCGGTCGAGCAACTAA
- a CDS encoding enoyl-CoA hydratase/isomerase family protein: MEPQLLHSVADSVATVVIHHPAKRNAMTAAMWRALPPLLGTLAADRAVRALVLTGEGGTFCAGADISTLQGSPQEAQGLAVAAEEALAAFPKPTLAAVRGHCVGGGSQLAAACDLRFAEEGSLFGVTPAKLGIVYPASSTRRLVSLVGPATTKYLLFSGELIDAERALRTGLVDEVLPEGELGKRVGEFTRILASRSQLTQAAAKEFADGCVDRDAHWSEQARGSGDAAEGVAAFLERRQPRFTWSVPDRG, encoded by the coding sequence ATGGAGCCCCAGCTGCTGCACAGCGTCGCCGACTCGGTCGCCACCGTCGTCATCCACCATCCGGCCAAGCGCAACGCGATGACGGCCGCGATGTGGCGGGCGCTGCCGCCGCTGCTCGGCACACTGGCCGCGGATCGGGCCGTACGGGCGCTGGTGCTGACCGGTGAGGGCGGGACGTTCTGTGCGGGCGCCGACATCTCGACGCTCCAGGGGTCCCCTCAGGAGGCGCAGGGGCTGGCGGTGGCCGCCGAGGAGGCGCTGGCCGCCTTCCCGAAGCCGACGCTGGCTGCGGTCCGGGGGCACTGTGTGGGCGGCGGGTCGCAGCTGGCGGCGGCGTGTGATCTGCGGTTCGCCGAGGAGGGGTCGCTGTTCGGGGTGACGCCGGCGAAGCTCGGGATCGTGTATCCGGCATCCTCCACGCGGCGGTTGGTGTCGCTGGTGGGACCGGCGACCACCAAGTACCTGCTGTTCTCGGGCGAGTTGATCGACGCGGAGCGTGCGCTGCGTACGGGTCTGGTGGACGAGGTGCTGCCGGAGGGCGAACTCGGCAAGCGGGTCGGGGAGTTCACCCGGATCCTGGCGTCGCGCTCGCAGCTGACACAGGCGGCGGCGAAGGAGTTCGCGGACGGGTGCGTGGACCGGGACGCACACTGGAGCGAGCAGGCGCGCGGCAGCGGCGACGCCGCGGAGGGGGTCGCCGCGTTCCTGGAGCGCCGTCAGCCGCGGTTCACGTGGTCGGTTCCTGACCGAGGATGA
- the idi gene encoding isopentenyl-diphosphate Delta-isomerase gives MPITPATTTHSPSNGAADAILLELVDENGVTIGTAEKLAAHQPPGQLHRAFSVFLFDERGRLLLQQRALGKYHSPGVWSNTCCGHPYPGEAPFAAAARRTYEELGVSPSLLAEAGTVRYNHPDPDSGLVEQEYNHLFVGLVQSPLRPDQEEVGATAFVTSAELTERHAKDPFSSWFMTVLDAARPAIRELTGPSADW, from the coding sequence ATGCCGATCACACCTGCGACCACGACGCACAGTCCGTCGAACGGCGCCGCAGACGCGATTTTGCTGGAACTGGTCGACGAGAACGGTGTGACGATCGGCACCGCGGAGAAGCTCGCCGCCCATCAGCCGCCGGGACAGCTGCACCGCGCCTTCTCCGTGTTCCTCTTCGACGAGCGCGGTCGGCTGCTGCTCCAGCAGCGGGCGCTCGGCAAGTACCACTCCCCCGGTGTGTGGTCCAACACCTGCTGCGGTCACCCCTACCCCGGCGAGGCGCCCTTCGCGGCCGCGGCAAGGCGCACGTACGAGGAACTCGGCGTCTCCCCGTCGCTGCTCGCGGAGGCGGGCACGGTCCGCTACAACCACCCGGACCCGGACTCGGGCCTGGTGGAGCAGGAGTACAACCACCTCTTCGTCGGCCTGGTGCAGTCCCCGCTGCGGCCGGACCAGGAGGAGGTCGGCGCGACGGCCTTCGTGACCTCCGCCGAGCTGACGGAGCGCCACGCGAAGGACCCCTTCTCGTCCTGGTTCATGACGGTGCTCGACGCGGCCCGCCCCGCGATCAGAGAGCTGACGGGACCGTCGGCCGACTGGTGA
- a CDS encoding DJ-1/PfpI family protein, with product MQFAIVLYDRFTALDAVGPYETLGRLPDCELVFVAEESGPVRSDSGNLTLIADKTLAEVPNPDVVVVPGGPGQAPQMENKVLLDWIRAADATSTWTTSVCTGSLLLAAAGLLEGRRATSHWLALDELRKFGVEPTGERVVTDGKYVTAAGVSSGIDMGLALLGHIAGDFVAQAVQLGIEYDPQPPYDAGAPHKAPADVVEMLRSMSRFILGQEPTT from the coding sequence ATGCAGTTCGCCATCGTCCTCTACGACCGTTTCACCGCCCTCGACGCCGTCGGACCGTACGAGACCCTCGGCCGGCTGCCGGACTGCGAGCTCGTCTTCGTCGCCGAGGAGAGCGGCCCCGTCCGCAGCGACAGCGGCAATCTCACGCTGATCGCCGACAAGACCCTGGCCGAGGTGCCGAACCCCGACGTGGTGGTCGTTCCCGGCGGGCCCGGGCAGGCCCCGCAGATGGAGAACAAGGTCCTCCTCGACTGGATCCGCGCCGCCGACGCCACCAGCACCTGGACGACGTCGGTGTGCACCGGCTCCCTGCTGCTCGCCGCCGCGGGCCTCCTCGAAGGGCGCCGTGCGACCTCGCACTGGCTGGCCCTCGACGAGCTGCGCAAGTTCGGCGTCGAACCGACGGGGGAGCGGGTGGTGACCGACGGCAAGTACGTCACCGCGGCCGGCGTCTCCTCCGGCATCGACATGGGGCTCGCCCTGCTCGGCCACATCGCGGGGGACTTCGTCGCCCAGGCCGTCCAGCTGGGGATCGAGTACGACCCGCAGCCGCCCTACGACGCCGGAGCCCCGCACAAGGCGCCTGCGGACGTCGTCGAGATGCTCCGCTCGATGAGCCGGTTCATCCTCGGTCAGGAACCGACCACGTGA